The segment GTTTTTGAATCATGATAAATTTGCAGTGCAATGTCTCTTTGCTCATTAATTACTAATAAATCATTATCAAAGTAAGATTTTTTGCCTTCAAAACTAAAAACCACATCCGTTCCTGAAGAGATGTTGTCACATTCCCATTCAAAATCGATATCTTCTATATATTTTGTACCATCTTTGGTCGGCACTAACGAAACCACCAAGTCATCACCAAAATCCACCTCAATCGGGCGATTATTATTGATGACACATGGCGTTCCCTCTATCAAATTTCCTCTAAAGCTCACTTTGACAGCCAGTGCCGTACTTGTGTATGCCAGAAATAAAACGAATGATAATAAGAGCTTTTTCATAAGATAATACCTTAATGATATCCTACAGTTAGTGTTGCAGCAGTAGAAAACTCACCTCCAACAGGTCTTATCCCATTAGCCAGTGCCAGTTTTGCGGTTAAAGAGGGTAAGGACTGAATATTATCAATCTCATATCGAGAACCAATATTCATCGGTTGATCACCAATATATAACTTGTAGTGGTTTAATAAATTTGGCCACCTGAACAGAGGTGATATGCTCACCTCAGAACAACACAGGTGCCTTAATGAAAAAACGAAATTTCAGTGCAGAATTCAGACGTGAATCAGCCCAGCTGGTTGTGGATCAGAACTATACAGTTGCAGATGCCGCGAAAGCCATGAATGTCGGGCTTTCCACCTTGACGCGGTGGGTAAAGCAA is part of the Providencia zhijiangensis genome and harbors:
- a CDS encoding fimbrial protein, with protein sequence MKKLLLSFVLFLAYTSTALAVKVSFRGNLIEGTPCVINNNRPIEVDFGDDLVVSLVPTKDGTKYIEDIDFEWECDNISSGTDVVFSFEGKKSYFDNDLLVINEQRDIALQIYHDSKTLRVNDTFVYTYESDYRTPDLKAALVKSSSSSASVEPGEFTASATLTVAYP